The sequence CTGTCAATAAGCAAAAGACCTATTTGAAGCTGCCTGGTTTACATGAAGAAGCTTTCAGCCATATTAATTGCATGGATTGCGCAGCCTGCTGCAAAAATTATTCACCCAGGTTCAAGACTACGGATATCAAAAGAATCAGCAAGGTTCTAAAGATGAAAGAAAGCCGGTTTATTGATACTTACCTAAGGCTGGATGAAGATGGTGATTTTGTGGCTAAATCTAAACCATGTCCATTCCTGGGTGCTGATAATGCATGTAGTATTTATGAAGACAGGCCCTCCGATTGTGTACGTTTCCCTTATACAGATGAGGATGTTTTATTGAAAAGACCTCAATTGACCTTAAAGAACAGTAGTTTTTGCCCGGCAGTATTTTATGTATTGGAAAAATTAGGTTATGAGTAAGGCAATTTTCATTTAAAATTAATCTTTAATATAAAAATTATGGGGCATTTGCCGGCTTTAATTATTGACCTGGCCTTAATACTCGGTGCTGCAGCAATTACCACCGTATTATTCAGGATACTGAAGCAACCCCTGGTATTGGGTTATATTATTGCCGGATTCCTGGTAGGCCCGCATTTCATCTTTTTTCCCACTATTGGTGAAATAGATGAAATAAGCACCTGGGCTGAAATTGGCGTGGTGATTTTATTATTTTCACTGGGACTTGAATTCAGTCTCAAAAAGTTGTTTAGGGTTGGAGTTTCTGCGGCAATTTCAGGGTCCGTAGAAATTATGGGTATGCTTATGCTAGGGTATACAATTGGTGTATTATTAGGCTGGACGCAAATGAATGCACTTTTTCTAGGTGGTATTATTGCAATTTCCTCAACTACAATAATTATCCGGGCATTTGATGAGCAGGGCCTGAAGGACAAAAGCTTTGCAGCTTCGGTTATGGGAATTCTTATTATTGAAGATATTGTAGCCGTTTTATTGATGGTCCTCCTTTCCACAATTGCAGCCAGTAACCAGTTTGCAGGTATTGAACTTATCATGGCAGTTGTAAAACTTGGATTTTTCCTCAGC comes from Flavihumibacter fluvii and encodes:
- a CDS encoding YkgJ family cysteine cluster protein: MADDVIFENWEKKSVENQKKYKRLLQTVNKQKTYLKLPGLHEEAFSHINCMDCAACCKNYSPRFKTTDIKRISKVLKMKESRFIDTYLRLDEDGDFVAKSKPCPFLGADNACSIYEDRPSDCVRFPYTDEDVLLKRPQLTLKNSSFCPAVFYVLEKLGYE